Genomic window (Acidobacteriota bacterium):
TCGGGTGATAAAAGATGTTGTCCAACGCCTGCTGCAAATCCTGCTCGCCGGTTTGATCAGCGGGCAGTTGCGGGAAACGCGCGTTGGGATATTGCAACAGCGTCTTGGCCGTCTTGGCGTGCTGTTCGTCCACGCCTTGCGCGTTGCGATAGAGAATCATCGGCGCCACGTAATTGCGCGGGTTTTTCCATTTCGACACCGCGCCCGGCAAGGGCGCATAAGTCCAGCCGGTGAAGGTGAACGCAAAGCCTTCGATGGTCTCTTGCGTGTAGGTGGGAATCGGATTGCCCGCGTTGTCTTTTTTCACGCTGCCGTCCGGATTAAGCAGTACCGTGCCGACCGAGAACAGCTGTAGCACCTCGCGGCCATAGTTCTCGTTGGGTTCGACGCCAGTGCGCGGATTAGGCTTGGCGTTGTTAACCATATCCAGATAATCGCCCATCGCCGGATTGAGCGTGATCTGTTGCAGGATGTCGCGGTAATTGCCCAGCGCGTTGTTAAACAGAATGTTCAGGTATTGCGCCTGCGCCCACGGTTGCGAAACCGTGTTGGCCGAAACGACCAGAATTTCGTGCAGCGCAAAGGCCATGCGCTGGCGCAATTGATCCGGCCCGTTCAGCGCGTTCTGAAAGAAGCGCACCTGCAACGGATACATCGTGTAAGTGTCGCGCACACATGTTGCCGGGCTGCCCGCCGGACAGCCGTCGCATTGATTGGCGGGCGGCACGGCCAGATTTGGATAACCCGTCACCGGCGCGCTGAATTGTTCGCGCAACCACGCCTCAAAGCCCAGGCTTTGCACGCGCGCGATCTGCGCATCGGTTGGCCCCCAGGTGGCCTGTTCTAAAAACCGCACGCCATCCGCTTCGGCGGGCGGCGTCGTGGTTTGACCCAACGCGGTCACAGCGGCCAGTTGTCCCAGCAAGAGCGCCGCGCACAAACACGCCGCCAGGCCACGCGGAACCGCACGGCGCCCGCGCGGCAGCGCATGACAAAAGACAAGTCGTTTCATAAAGCTCCTCTGTTTGTTAGCTGAAGACGCGCGCTCACATTGGCTGCGGTTAGGCAAGGCAGAGCTTCGCCCAGCCGTAGCGATAGGATTTCAGCGGCGGCTTCAATGAATTGATTTCAGGTTCGGTGAAAGAACCGGTTCAGGTAGAGGAAAAAGGGCAGTCAGGGCACATCTCCATCCGGCATTTCGCAACGCAGACCAAAAGCAACAGCACCACGGACATTCCTCCACCGAGCAAAAGCCGTGCGTTCAAAATGCGAATGGGGGCATCAATGAGTTAAAAAATTAAGTGGGTCGTACTGTGCGGCAATAAAGTAAAGATTCGCGCGGGAGAGTGTGAGAAGCCGAATCTGCTTTTGGGTGATTGCCAACGCGGCGGAGCATAGCACAGGAGTTTGAGACTTTGGGCGAAAAGTTAGCGGGATAAACATTAAATCGCCAGCTTCCGCCCGCGAATTCACGCGGCGATTTCGATATAAGCGGAAGAGCTGCTTGGTTCTGGAAGCGCATAACCTTCCAATTGCATCCCTTCCAGATGAAATTCCAGCGCCTCTTGAAAGTTACGCTCAACCTCAGCGCGCGTGGCGCCCGTCGAAGCGCATCCCGGCACGTCTGGCGAATAAGCCGAATAGCCGGTGCTGGTCCTTTCGATGACGATCAAATACTTCTTCATACTTTCAATCCTGCCTGTTTGAGAATGTTGTTCAATGTGCCTGGCGCGAGTTCATCACCAGGCTTGCCGGGAATCGTGACCAAGCCTGATTTTGCCGGATGTTTGTATTGGTGATGACTACCTCTGGTTCTTACCCAATACCAGCCATCCTGCTCAATCAGTCTTATCACCTCTCGTACTTTCATGCTTCATTCGGCTAACCGGTGTGTCAATTCTTCGGCTTCCCTGCGCGCTGCTCTTTCGCCTTCACTGCTTCGTCATACGCGCCGCCTTCGACCTTGCCCAGTTTGAGCGCCAGTTCGTAGGCCGCCAGCGCATCCGCCGAATTCTTGGCCGCGTCGTCGGCTTTGTCCGCCGCCGTTTGCGCCTCGGCGATGAAGTCGAGAATCTTGCCCGCCGCGACATAGGCGCGTTGCGCCAGCCACTTTTCCGTCTCGGGCGAAGCGCTTTCGGCAGCTTGTTTGTAAAGCTCGACGGCGGCGTAAAGTTCGACTTCGAGTTCGCTGCTGTCAGTCAGCGTGCTGGCCTGTTTGCTGGTGACTTCGGCCAGGCCGAAGAGCACGCGGGCGTTGTTGGGGCGCTCTTTTTTGGCGGCGTCAAGCACGGCCTTGGCGTCGGCGTATTTGCGCGCGCGAATCATCTGGTCGGCTTCTCTCAAGCGCGCAATCAATCCCTCGTCGGCATTGGAAATCGTGGGCGGCGGCACAGGCGCGCTGGCGGCTTCGAGCCGGGCCTGCTTCAAACGCGCGAAACGTTGCGCGTATTCGTCCAGCCGCTTGGCCTCTTTGTCGAATTCGATGTTCGCCAACAGGTCGCCGTAATAATCGCGAATGTTCACGCCGACTGGTTCATAGGCCTTCATCTTTTCATAAAAATTGAAGACCAAGACCGCGCCGTGTTCATAGCCCAGACTCAATTCATAAAGCGCTTCGTCTTCTTTCAACTGCCGCCGCGTCGCCAGTCCCAGCGCCGCCATGCGCGCATCGGTCGCGCGCACCAGCGAATCGGTAATGAGGAAATAGGCACTGCGGCTGGCGTATTCCTGATCCAGTTTATCGCCGCGCGTTTCCATCAATTGCTTGAGCGGCGTCGCGATGGCGCGCACTTCCTTGACCTGTTTTTCGGCCAATGGGTCAAGCACGAAGTTCAGAAACGCGCGCCGCATCGCATCCACATTCGGTTCGCTGGTCGGTCCCAGCAACAAAAAGTAATCGTCGCGCACGATGCGCAAATTGGCCGTGCCCGTGGCGTTGAGCAGATCGGGAATGATGTAAAAGCGGCGCAGGCGATTGGTGTTATCACCCGCCAAATCTTTTAAGGCCGCCCGGCGCGCGGCTTCTTTGCGCTCATCGTCGGTTTTGGGTTTCGCACCTTTGGGCAGGTTTTTCTCTTTTTCCTTCTCTTCCTTTTCCTTCACGGCCATCAGCACTTTCAACTCCGCTTCCGAGCGGCGCACGACATAGAGCGGCGGCAATTCCAGGATCGGCTCGGTGTGCAGATACGCCAGCGTCGTACCAATCGCGGCGCCCGCCATTTGCGGATAGGTCGCGGCAGTTTTCATGTACGCCTCGACGTATTTCGGCAGCAGTTTGGTGAAGCCGGCTTCGCGGTAAAACTCTTCGAGCAGCAGCGCGAAATCAGTGATCTCGCGCACGTCGTCCGGCAACCGGTCAGCCGGCACGTCAATCGTGAAGGCCGGCGGTTCGGTCAGCGTCAGCGCCAGACTCAGGTATGAGGCAACCGTCACGACATCGGCGCGCCCTTTGCGATGCGCCAGCAAGTGGTCGCGCATCCGTCGCACGACAGAAGGATTCAGGTCTTTCAAATCCTCACGAATCAGACGCCGCCACTCATTCAACGGGCGATTGCCCGATTCGTAATCGTAGCCCGCCACATTCAGCGCGGCCATCATCACGATCACGCGTTTGTCCACGCCGATGTTGGTGTTGACATCGGCCAGCGTCGGATCAACCTTGTCAGCCAAGCGCACCTTGCCTGGCGCAGCCGGTTTGGCGGGCGGCGGCGTCTGTGGCGCGGATGTTTTGGCTTTGTCCGGCGTTTGCGCACCACCGAGCAGCGCCAAGCCGGTGAGCAGCAAGAGAGAAACAATCGTTTTGTAGAAAGACATAAAACTAAATTCCGTTCGTGATGAAATTAGCCCGTGCGGGCGCTGCAATAAACATCAGGAAGAGATTTTCACCACGAAGCGACGAAGAGCACGAAGCGGTTGGGAAGATATACTGAAAAGTTGCTTGTCTTCTCTTCGTCCGCTTCGTTTCTTCGTGGTTCAATTTCCTTGAGGTCTACAGTTGCAGGGTGAACGCCACAACCGCGCGATGTTGCATCAAGCTTTCGCGCCGTAAAGCTGCGGCAACAAATGGCGGCAGCGCGCTTGCATCCCCTTCGTGCCAGTGCGCATTTTCTGTTCGACCAGCCAGGTCACCTCTTCGCGCAACTCGGCGTCTCGTAATGCCAGCCTCGTCAGGCCTGTCAGCGCGCTCACGCTCAGCGCATTCTGCGGACTGTCAGCCAACTCGCGCAACCGCTCAGCGGCGCGCGCGCGTTCCTGCTGGTTCAACGGCAAGCGCGGCACGATGGCGCAGATGCGATAGAGCACATACCAGCGCGGCTGTTCCGCCAATTCGTCGAGCAGAATTTCTTTGTACGGCGCGAACCAGGCGGGCTGCCGTTCGCTGACCAATTCCAAGGCCATCGCCGCGCGTTTGCTGGTGCCATTGTCGGCGCTCAGCAAACATTCCATCAACTCGTCGAACAAGTCTGCGTTGTGCAACACCAACTCGGCGACGTGCAGCGTGTGCCCCTCGGCATACCAAACGCCTGCGGTGAGCAATTCGGTGATCGTTGGGGAATGTTTGTTGGTCGTGTGCCGCATTTGCGTCAAGCATCTTAACCGACCTCGGCGACAATCCGTAGCAAGCTCAAGCAGATTGCGCTACGGCTGGCGCGCCAAGACAACCGCGCGCGCGCGGGACTTTTCGAGCGAGTGCGAGTAATCTTTGTCTCGTGTGATGAAAAGGAGCGATGGTGAGGTCTTGGCTTGTACCTGGGAAGGCGGCGAAAAAGCGTGCCTGGCGTCAAGCTAAAGCGCTAGACTTATGTTTGATGGTCAGCCAAAACAAGTGGAGGTGCATGATGGCGAGGCTTTCGAGAAATGGCGCGAATCGCTGCCCTACACGACGCAACGCTTATTGAATAAGCGTCTGGTGCGCTTGGAAGCGGGAAACCCCGGCAAGCCTGAAATCGGCTGGAAAGCGCTAGGTGATGGCGTCTACGAATTGAAAATTGATGATGGCGTCGGCTACCGCGTGTACTTCGCCTTCAGCGGAGTACACATCATCCTGTTACTGTTTGGCGGCGCGAAGCCGAAGCAAAATGCAGACATTCAAGCAGCTAAAAAGCTGTGGGCTGAAATTCAATCAACGTCATGCTAATAAAAAAGGCGCTTATCAAGGTTGATTAAAAACAAGAGGAATAGTTATGCGAGCTACATGGGCTGAGATAATCGAAGCTGATCTTAAAAACAAACCGGCGTCTTACGCGGCTGATTTCTTGCGCGACGCCTTGGCCGACGATGAACCCGGCACGCTGATTGTCGCCATGCAGCATGTTTCGCGGGCGCGCGGCGGCATTGACGATCTAGGCTTGAGCTATGAAGAGAAAGCGCAAATTGCCACTGCTATGGGACGCAGTCTTGGCGCTTATCCTGTGCTACAGGCCGCTTGAGGTGAGTACCTACGTAGACGCACAGCCGATCAGCGCATAACCATTGATTGCCGTCTTATTACGGTTGCCGCGCCAGCACGACTTCGCGCCGCCGCCGCGCAAAGTCGAAGAGCGCGGGTTGTTGCGTCTTGCCCTCCGCCAACTCGCGCGGGTCGAAGGTGCCGCGCAGGCATCCGTCTTTCATCTCAGCATACAACTGCGGCACGCGCTCGACGCCGTAGCCCAGCCATTCCGTCAGCAGGATTTCATGGTCGCGCGGCTTGTAATCGGCCTGCCAGGCCGTAAGCCCGTCCACCAGCAGCGCGCGCATCAGCAAACCCAAGCCGCCCTTTTCCAGCGCGACGTTGTCGGCTTGCGTCGCCGTCAGGATGCGCATGCCTTTGTCATACGACAACTGCCCCAGGCCGCGGCTGCCCATCGGCCCCGGTTTGAAATCGGTGCCCTCGATGGCCGCCGCCGAGTGGCAGGCGTCTACGATCAGCACCAACTCGCCCGCGTCTACGTCGCGCAGCCAGCGCGACAACTCATCCGACGAGATGCAACGGCGGCGGAACTCCGGCGACTTGAGGTCAGCCGTACCACTGTCCGAGGCGACGAGATAAAAGATGCCGTCGCTGTCGGAGTAGCCGTGACTCGACGCCGAGATCAGCATCAAATCTTCGGGTCGCGCCGCGCGCAATTTGTCCGCGTTGGGAATCTGTTTGAGCAAGGCCGCGTCCAAGTCCCTGTCTGGCTGCCGCCCCGCCAGCACATCCAGCACGGCGCGCAGATGCGCTTTCGTAGCGGTGTTTTCGGTGACGCGCTTGCCCGGCGCGTACTTCCTCGACGGTTGCATCGTGCGCACGTCCGCGAGGGTTACGATGTAAGTTGCCTGCGCAGCATATTGAGAGAAAAACGCCATTCCGATTGGCGTAACGAAAGCAACGCTGTATAGTCCGCCGCGTACCGAGTCAATTGCCAGGAGGCGGTTCAATGCCCATCAATTCTTCAATCCCGATTATCTCTGCGGAGTTGTTTACCATCCCGCTGGAAGACAACCGATACGTTGTTTATGCGCCGTTGCGCCGTGCCGCTTTTGTCGCCAATGCCAGCGTGGTGAATCTGCTGGCCGATCTCAAGGCAGGCTGCTTCGATCAAGCCGCTGACCACGACGGCTCGCTGGTCGAATTTCTGCGACGGCTCGAAATCCTCGACGCGCCGCCGGAACAACGGCCCATCACCGAATTCAGCGGCGACCCGGAACCGACCTCCGTCACCTTGTTCCTGACCACGGCTTGCAATCTACGTTGCACCTATTGCTACGCTTCAGCAGGCGACACGCCGACGAAGCACATGCCGCTCGATGTCGCCAAACGCGGCATTGATTTCGTAGCGGCCAACGCAGTCAAAAAGGGGCTGCCGGAATTTGAGATTGCCTATCACGGCGGCGGCGAGCCGACAGTCAACTGGCGCGTGATGACGGAATCGCTCAAGTATGCGCGGGAGAAGGCCGCCGCGTTGAACCTGGAAGTGCGCGCCGCCTCCGCCTCGAACGGCGTGCTCAGCGACACGCAGATTGATTGGATCATCGCCAATCTGCACAGCGTCAACATCTCGTTTGACGGT
Coding sequences:
- a CDS encoding type II toxin-antitoxin system RelE/ParE family toxin produces the protein MFDGQPKQVEVHDGEAFEKWRESLPYTTQRLLNKRLVRLEAGNPGKPEIGWKALGDGVYELKIDDGVGYRVYFAFSGVHIILLLFGGAKPKQNADIQAAKKLWAEIQSTSC
- a CDS encoding DUF1800 domain-containing protein, translating into MKRLVFCHALPRGRRAVPRGLAACLCAALLLGQLAAVTALGQTTTPPAEADGVRFLEQATWGPTDAQIARVQSLGFEAWLREQFSAPVTGYPNLAVPPANQCDGCPAGSPATCVRDTYTMYPLQVRFFQNALNGPDQLRQRMAFALHEILVVSANTVSQPWAQAQYLNILFNNALGNYRDILQQITLNPAMGDYLDMVNNAKPNPRTGVEPNENYGREVLQLFSVGTVLLNPDGSVKKDNAGNPIPTYTQETIEGFAFTFTGWTYAPLPGAVSKWKNPRNYVAPMILYRNAQGVDEQHAKTAKTLLQYPNARFPQLPADQTGEQDLQQALDNIFYHPNVGPFLATRLIHSLVTSNPSPGYVQRVAAAFNNNGAGVRGDLKAVVRAILLDSEARGVVKTDAKYGKLREPLQFVTNVLRAFNAASDGAMASAARGMSQSLFVPPTVFSYFPAEYIVPGTTVYGPEFGIQSTSTAVAHANFVNKAVFGRFGEAAPAGTQLNLDACIALAANPNALLDKLNRLLLHGTMSAAMRTEILNAINAVAATDLKRRAQTAIYLVAASSQYQVQR
- a CDS encoding type II toxin-antitoxin system HicB family antitoxin, coding for MKKYLIVIERTSTGYSAYSPDVPGCASTGATRAEVERNFQEALEFHLEGMQLEGYALPEPSSSSAYIEIAA
- a CDS encoding type II toxin-antitoxin system HicA family toxin, with product MKVREVIRLIEQDGWYWVRTRGSHHQYKHPAKSGLVTIPGKPGDELAPGTLNNILKQAGLKV